The genomic window CTTTCATCTTGTTGAAGCAGTTGCAAGGCGCTTGCCGCAGTTGGAGCATAAGAGAGCTTATTTGATCCAAGAGATTGAAAATAAGTTGATCGATCATAAGCATTATATTGCAGAGCATGGTGAAGATATGCCAGAAGTTAGAGATTGGAAATGGCCTTATGGATAATATTTTAGTTGTCAATCAGGGGAGCGCTAGACTTAAATTATCTCTTTTCTCTGTAAATCAGAAGATTTTGAAACTGATCTCTTCTTTCGATGTAGATGGAGATATAGATGAGGTCTTGCCAAGATTTACTTCAAAAAAAATAGTAGGAATAGGTCATAGATTAGTGCATGGTGGTTTTGAGTTTTGCATGCCTACTAAGATTGACTCTACAGTTATTCAACATCTAGAAAAATACTCTGAAATGGCACCTTTACACAATCCTATATGTTTAAAGAACATTCAAGAATGTGTTTTGCACTTTGGAAGCCAGATGTTACAAATTGCTGTTTTTGACACAGCCTTTCACCAAAGCATACCAAAGAAGGCATCTACGTACGCAATACCTTATAAAATGACTTTAAAACATCATATTATGGCATATGGATTTCATGGTATTGCTCATGAAGCGCTTTGGAATGCATACCTTCAAGAAACAAAGAAGAAATCTGCAAAAGTAATTACAGTGCATTTGGGAGGAGGGTGTTCGATAACAGCAATCAGCCAAGGGGCATCTGTGGATACATCAATGGGCTTTACACCGCTTCAAGGACTTATGATGGAGACGCGCTCTGGAGATATTGATCCTGGATTATTGGAATACCTTTGTTTAAAAGAAAATAAGTCTATTTCTGAGATTACAAAAATATTGAATCAAGACTCTGGGCTTTTAGGTGTATCAGGGGTTACATCAAAAATGAAAGAATTATTGTCTGTAAATGGACAAGAGCAAGCAAACCTTGCAATAGAGATGTTTTGCTACAGAATTGTAAAATACATAGGTGCTTATATTGCGATTTTAGGGGGCATAGATGCTCTTATTTTTAGTGGAGGAATAGGGGAGAATGCGTGCCAGATACGAAAGTGTGTTGTTGAGACTATGCAGTGGTATAAAGTTCTTCTTGATGTTAGTGAAAATGAAAAGGTAGTAGATTTGCTACCAGGAGAAGTTAGGAAAATTAGTGATCAAAGTTCATTGGTAGATGTTTTTGTGATAGGATCTAATGAAAATTACTGGATTGCAGGGCAAGTGTTTCAATATAGGAAGAGAGCAAAATGACTAAAGATATACGTACCTCTAAGCGCTATAAAAGGTCTGTAGATGAAGTTTTAGCAGAAGAGGCTCTTACTCGTCTTCACGCTTTTACACAGGATAGTACAAAGTATGTAAAAACATTTATCACTTATCCTGTGAACTTTGCTTTTAATTTAAGAGAGTTTTTTAATTGGTGGGTAAACTCTGTAGAAGCAAGGGTTATGTTTAATGATGTTGGAAATTGGGAAGAAGATGTCTATTGCCACCTCAATGCACATGCATTTGAAAGGGAAGTTATTCATTATTTTGAGCATCTTTATAAATTTAAGCCAAATTCAGCGTGGGGGTATGTTACAGGTAGTGGTACACAAGGTAATGAGCAAGGATTGTTTATGGGAAGAGAGATTTTAAGGAAGTTTGGCAAGCCTATTCTTTATGTCTCTGATAATGCTCATTATTCCATTTTGAATGTTGGAAAGATTTTGGATTTAGAATGTTGCACGATAAAGACGGATCCAAGTGGTGAGATGGACTATGAAGACTTAAAGGAAAAGCTTAATTCAGATAGGCCAGCTCTCTTTTCAGTCTGTTTAGGAACAACGTTTAAAGGCGCAATTGACGATATAGAGGAAATTAAGCGTGTTGTAGATGCAGCTTATGTAAAACATGTTTACTACCATGTGGATGCAGCGCTTTTTGGAGGGTTTTTGCCATTTTTACAAGATCCCAAAGCTCCAGAAATAAATTTTGAAAAGTATCCATTTGATAGTATAGCTGTCTCTGGGCATAAATTTTTTGGCTCACCTGTTCCTTTGGGGGTTTTTCTGATTAGAAGAGAGCTTATGGAGTCTATGGAACAAGAATACATTCAATAC from Chlamydiales bacterium includes these protein-coding regions:
- a CDS encoding acetate/propionate family kinase; translation: MVKICQKLEIGNGLMDNILVVNQGSARLKLSLFSVNQKILKLISSFDVDGDIDEVLPRFTSKKIVGIGHRLVHGGFEFCMPTKIDSTVIQHLEKYSEMAPLHNPICLKNIQECVLHFGSQMLQIAVFDTAFHQSIPKKASTYAIPYKMTLKHHIMAYGFHGIAHEALWNAYLQETKKKSAKVITVHLGGGCSITAISQGASVDTSMGFTPLQGLMMETRSGDIDPGLLEYLCLKENKSISEITKILNQDSGLLGVSGVTSKMKELLSVNGQEQANLAIEMFCYRIVKYIGAYIAILGGIDALIFSGGIGENACQIRKCVVETMQWYKVLLDVSENEKVVDLLPGEVRKISDQSSLVDVFVIGSNENYWIAGQVFQYRKRAK
- a CDS encoding histidine decarboxylase translates to MTKDIRTSKRYKRSVDEVLAEEALTRLHAFTQDSTKYVKTFITYPVNFAFNLREFFNWWVNSVEARVMFNDVGNWEEDVYCHLNAHAFEREVIHYFEHLYKFKPNSAWGYVTGSGTQGNEQGLFMGREILRKFGKPILYVSDNAHYSILNVGKILDLECCTIKTDPSGEMDYEDLKEKLNSDRPALFSVCLGTTFKGAIDDIEEIKRVVDAAYVKHVYYHVDAALFGGFLPFLQDPKAPEINFEKYPFDSIAVSGHKFFGSPVPLGVFLIRRELMESMEQEYIQYLNSHNMTIACSRSSLNTLIFWWTLTTVHFDTFQEEAIKILENAIYLYNALKAVNYPVYLNPYSNTVFFKEPIQAVKEKWSLASVNCPHYGRLSHVVVMQHGIKEHLDEFVHDIS